The Tursiops truncatus isolate mTurTru1 chromosome X, mTurTru1.mat.Y, whole genome shotgun sequence DNA segment GCCAGTTGGTCGGTCACACTTGCAAACTCCACAGGTACTACAGACTCATTATGTCTAACCCATCAAACTGTCTAAAGCAGAatacttgtttattcatttataaagtgGTGGATGGGATCCCCTTTCTATGATCATGAATGCTGTGTGCACTTTCCCAATCATTGAACCAGAAGGTTGCTTTGTGAGTGTAGAAGCGGAAAGACGGAGGCAGTTGAGAAGGTGTTTTAGCCAGGCCAAGATGAGGTCTGAGAAGCCATCCTCGTCCCCCAACATGTATCGCTCTAGTGTCCAGACTGTTTGTCCCTGTCTCCCGTGGACAGTGCTGGACACATTCTATAGAAGTTTGCCTCCCTGAGCCCTACTTTTTGATAcattctttcctttgctgtgtctATCTCCTGTGTCGCTCTTCCAGTCAGGGATCCTCTCACCCCCAGTTTCAGTAATTGAATCCTGAGGACAGCCATGGTTTGTCTGTCTCTACAGGGAGACACGTTTAGCCCCCACCCTAGTACACGACAGTAAGAAATGAATAACGGATTCTATTTGAATAGAACAGAGAAATGGGAAATCCTACAAAACAGATATCTtgacaaaatcatttttaaggatatagtgatttttttaaaacatggcttTATGTAAACATAGGTTACATTTGAATACTTCTCTAGGGttgagtattcttttttaaaaagagttatttgttatttattttatttttggctgtgttggggcttagttgcgacacgcgggatctttcgttgcagctcgcgggcttctctctagttgtggcgtgcggtttttctcttctctagttgtggcgagcaagcTCCAGgttgcgtgggctctgtagttgtggtgcaggggttCCAGAGCGCGTGCGCTCTGTAGtttttgcagcacacgggctcttctTGAGGCGGGcaatctcagtagttgtggtacacaggcttagttaccccacggcatgcgggatcttagttccctgaccagggatcaaaccagtgtcccctgcattggcaggcggattcttaaccattgcaccaccagggaagtccccgggtTGAGTATTCTTAATCTTCAACATATGATTCGTTTTCAAAGTGTTAAATTGTGGGGAGGCTTTATACATTGGGCCTCTTTTGGTGAAAAGTATTTCctggtgggtttttttcataTCATCCCCACTCTGATGAAATAATAGCTAACCTTTATTGAGTGCTAGCTGCATCACCTCAATCTTCACAACCCTATGAGAACATACAGGTACTGTTATCTCAGTGCACAAATGGGGAAACATTTAGAGGTTTAAAAACATGCctaagggacttctctggtggttcagtggttaatccctggctggggaactaagatcctgcatgctgtgaggtacagcctaaaaaaaaaatgcctaagaTCATACAGGAGAGTGGGGATTTGACTCGACCTAAGCTCTCAAGCATTATCATGTTTCCTCCTCCTGTTACCATTGAGGTACATGGTAAAGGCTGGGAGCTTCCCACAGCCAGGTGCCCATTTTCCATCTAAATCTGGGTTCTGAAATATTGTCTTGATATGGGAAATGGGTTTGTGGCCATCGCCCAACTGGGCAGACTTCCAGGATTTTCCGTTGCCATAAGCGAATGTTTTTTTCACTAGTGGGGGGTAGTCCTGACATGACTGCTGTACTGTGAGGAAAGGAATCATTTGGGTCTCCATGTATTACGTgaacatattttttccttgtaggtCAGACACATTCTGTgtgaaaaacatggaaaaatcttGGAAGCCATGGAAAAGTTAAAGTCTGGAATGAAATTCAATGAAGTGGCCACACAATATAGTGAAGATAAAGCCAGGCAAGGGGTATGGTGCACTCATCATTTAACACGGTCCCCATGGAGGACACACAGCAGTAGGGATTATTTCTGTTTCGCCATTAATTTTAGCCGTATCTTAGTTTAAAGATCTTAAAAAAGCAGAAATGTCCAACTTGTGAACAGTTGAATACGGGTCACCTTTGTCTAAACCTAGGCATAACCAAACTTGCACAACTAACAGACACCCAGCAACATTGTGAGTGTTTGTATGTTCAGCCCAGGGTTCAGCCCTGTTTCTCCTTGTCGAGCCTACTTCTCTCCAACCCAGATGAATAAAGCTAGGAACCTTAGCATTTGTGTTGGGAAATTCTCAAGCTACAGTAGAACTGTGCCCTCTTCAGGGCCACTTGACATCACAAATCTTTTGGGTTTTTCAGGGCGACTTGGGTTGGATGACCAGAGGGTCCATGGTGGGACCATTTCAAGAAGCAGCATTCGCCTTGCCTATAAGTGTGCCGGATAAGCCTGTGTTTACAGATCCTCCAGTTAAGACAAAATTCGGGTATCATATTATAATGAttgaagggagaaaataaaattgtatgaaaGACTACATGTGTTTTATacgttgtttatttatttaaaaggtgTTGAATAATCCTCGTATTTTATGAACTCTGTCATCATGGGTTTGTGGGTGCAGAATCAGGTGGGTAAATGTTGGTGTGCACAGCAGTAGGTATTCAGTCAGTGGTTCTTTTAGATAAGtcaagcaggggcttccctggtggcgcagtggttgagaatctgtctgctaatgcaggggacacgggttcaagccctggtctgggaggatcccacatgccgcggagcaactaggcctgtgagccacaactactgagcctgcgcatctggaggctgtgctctgcaacaagagaggctgcaatagtgagaggcccgcgcaccgcaatgaagagtggcccctgcttgccacaactagagaaagccctcgcacagaaatgaagacacaacacagccaaaaaaaattaattaataaactcctaccaaaaaaaaaacttgacgtttataaaaaaaaaaagataagtcaaGCAGACTCCTTTTAACCTGTTAGTcccttccctctgagaactgctttatCTGATTCTCAGTATATCCCATAAGTTAATTTAGAAACCATCTctaggggcttccgtggtggtgcagtggttaagaatccacctgccaatgcaggggacacaggtttgagccctggtccaggaagatcccacatgctgcggagcaactaataagcccgtgcgccacagccaTTCAGTCCATGTAGGGAAACAGTGAGCTGGAGTTAGTTAGATGCAGACTatgaattgctgaatcatacagTGTTATCACcgggatttttttcaataatgacatgtattcaatCATATCACCCTCCCTAAAATATTAGTCGTCTGTATCCACAGTTCTGcattcacagattcaaccaactgcagatcaaaaatatttttttaaaaattccagggctggacttccctggtggcgctgtggttaagaatccgcctgccaatgcaggggacacgggttcgagccctggtccgggaggaccccacatgccgcggagcaactaagctcgtgcaccacaactactgagcctgtgctctacagcccgtgagccacaactactgaagcccatgctcctagagcccgtgctccgcaacaagagaagccaccacaatgagaagcccatgcaccgcaacgaagagtagcccccacttgctgcaactaaagaaagcccacgggcagcaacgaagacccaacgcagccaaaaattaatttaaaaattccagaaacttccaaaaagcaaaacttgagttTGCCATGCACAGGCCTAACTATTCACATAACACTTATACTGTATCTACAAACTATTCGCAATTTATATTTatgttgtattaggtattataagtaatctacaGATGATTTTAAAGTACATGTGAgaatgtgtgtaggttatatgtaaatactacaccattttatataagggacttgagcatctgtggagtTTGGTATCCACAGGGAGTCCTGGAAGCAATCCCCCTTGGATACTGAGGGGCGACTGTAATAATTTCTTTCGGTAAGAGCAAAATTTTGTACTATCAATAAAtaacctaggggcttccctggtggcgcagtggttaagaatctgcctgccaatgcaggggacatgggttccagccctggtccaggaagatgccacatgcttcagagcaactaagcccgtgcacacaactactgaagcccgcatgcctagagcccgtgctctgcaacaagagaagccactgctcgccgcaactagagagagcctgtgcacagcaacacagatccagtgcagccaaaataaataaataatgaaaaactaaagcgctaaaaaaaaaaaaggtcaattaTTATAGTGGCTTTTCACTAGGTAACACACGGTTAACAATCCATTTCACCCcttactgtgtgatcttgggcaggtcaCAGCCTCACTGAGCCATTTCCTCAACTAAAAAATGGAAATGCTACCCTCGACCTCAAAGGATTAAACAAGAAACCTGTGTAGAGTACCTAATACATAGTCAGTACTTGATAAATTCTCCAGTGACAGAGCACAGAGTGCTGTGCTGCACTTTATGTTTCTGGGAGGGAACCAAACTAACTCCTTTTCAGTCTACAACCCAAAGATACAATGTgctagcatgtgtcagaatgcaGCTGGTGGTGAGTAAAGGATGGCCAAATGGTAGGCAAAGGGACTCCAGGGTAGGGTACCTGTGATAAAGAAGCCCAGCACCAGGTAGCTTATCCTAGTCTTCGGCTATAGTGAACCGAGAGCCTACAATAGCATGTTAAGTGGGTCTTAGATCTGGAATACTAATGACAAACTTCTGCCTAAACgaatttttatatgcatttgcCAATATCAATCATCTCAGtgaaagaaagtaaatgaaaagtaACTTTAATATTATCTGAACTGTGATATACAAAATTGatcattttcagaataaaatttaaaatggccAGAGTAATGTTACAAAAATTTCTCTAGAAATAACACAGTTCTATTACGTTTATAGAGTATgcctaaaagaaaaatacaagaatatTTGAGTAAAGAAATATTAACCTCGTGCTCAGAATACCAGAATATATGTATAGGAGAAAGCAGGAGCAGGTGGTAAAggcaaaatttacaaaaaaaagttggaaacaaaAACTCCCTTTTTGACTTCTCTCACCTTAAGCCTGAATGCTTCATGCTCCCAAAGAATCCAATTATGGGAACAAATTACCTTATACTcagttttgctttaaaatacaataaacaggTTATATTCTCAAGTTTTATTAAGTTGCTTATACAAACTTAAAGTCATGAGCATGACTTCAGAATCTGAGCTTTTTATGTCAAGTGCTTTAACTAAGCAGTCTAAGGCTTCCTGTATTTTTCCACACTCTTTCAGTTCTTTTCCACGCAAGACAAGAGTCTCATAGTCGTCTGCAGCCTCCAGTGCCTCATCCTGGGGAGAGTCAACCAACTGTCCACCAGACAAAGGCTCAGGGTCACCAGGAAAGGTCTCCTGAGCCAGAGCACCAGGCTTAGGTGTACTTAACCAGCTAGACTTATTTTCTGAAGACAGTGTTTCTCTGGAAGGATCTTCTTCTGTATGCTCTGGGGCTTCACCACTGCTTTCCTCCGCTCCTTCCTCCAGGTAATCTTCAGCAACCTTTGCTTCACTGCTATTGTCAAGTCTTTCCTCCATATCCTCCACATGGTCTAAAACCACATTAATAAGAGACCTCCTAGAAGCCAGGGATCTTCTAGAGTTTATAGACTTATTTAAACTATCAGATATTTTAGGTGAAAAGAACCTTCCAGGTGGACTGATGTCATTTTTGGGAGTTGAGGCATCAAattgttttacagataaaaacGGGAAGGGAGATGTGTTGAATGGGTTTGTGCCTGAAGTATCTGTAATAAAAGTATCATGTTCAACTTCATCGTCTGAATCGATACATCTAGCTTTTCTTCTGACTTTCACATTAACTACTACTTCTTCTGGCTCATCATCTTTCTCAGAAAGATCCACACTGAGACATGCTTTGCTATGCACAGACTCTGCTCTGGAATTAGCTGCAGAGCCACACAAGCTATTTTCTTTCTCCACATGCTCCAAAGACTGACTGGAAAAATTTTGTCCATTGTCTGCAGAATCTTCCAAGAAAAGATTGAAGTCACATGCATACTGTGCTGAAGATGCTAAAGGTTCCTCTTCCAACTTGGCCTCATTCACTTGAGCATCCTGTAGTGCACTGTGGGCTGCTGCTAAGTCATCATCAGCTATCTTAATAACAGATACATTTGATTCTGGCCTTTGATATTCCTTTATTTCGGGATTAGCAGGCCAGGGATTGCAGTGATGTAAAATCTCATCCTCCTCTAGTTGATCTAGATTTGGCCCAAGATCAGCTCTGACTGACTTGCTAGGTAAAAAATTGAAACTTCCCTGAGGGCTTTCTTGCTGTGCCTCCCGCATAGGCCCCTCTTGCGATGCCTCTTTTTGGAGAGCCATTCCTGATACAGAGTCAGTCCAAATTTCTTCTACATCTTCACACCCCTTGGGTAAAGTAGCTACAAAATCAGCATCAAATGTACTTGCACACGGGTGCCTACCATCTTGTGGGATGGTAACGTTCATCTTTCTCCTGGCGAGATCTTGTTTTTCACTCTCTTCGGGCAGATCCTCAATGATTACACTTGCCATTTGGTGACTGATTTCTTCTTCCTGGGTGTGGTAAGTTGGTAGAAGAGGTGAAGGCCGAGGCTGTGGTTTATTTAATTCATggcatttcttctttgtttgagaaagaaatacaggtTCTCTCAGCCATATCCCCTCATTTCCAGCTTTTTGTCTTTCCATTAAGAACTCTGTATTTTGAGACTCGGATTCAACAAGGAATTGAGCTTTCTGAACCCTTTGCTGAATATAGTGAGAGTCTTCGATCACATCAAGCTCTTCTTTAACAGATAGGTCATGTGTGTACATCAAATCATGGTCTGAGATTCCAGCTATCCTCAAAGAGTGCAGGAAGTCAATATGTTCATCTAGTTTCTTATCAGATCTCCTCTGAGCAGCATGCAAAGACTGAAGCTGCATCTGGGTTGCAGAGTTCTGAAAATCCTCAATTGTAAAGAGCTCTCTCAATTCTTGTTTACTAAAATATCGGAAAGGGTTCTTCTTATCACCAGTAGTTTGTCTTATTAATGAGTCCTTGAAAACCTgtcttctgtatattttttcctctacAGTTCCACAAGTGATTAGCCTATAAActacaacattttctttttgtccaATTCGGTAAACTCTATCCACAGCTTGAGCATCAGTTGCAGGATTCCAGCTAGGGTCAAAGATGACCACTCTACTTGCTGCGGTTAGTGTTAAGCCAACACCACCTACTTGAGTGGTAAGCAGAAAAACAgagtaatctttatttttctggaataaGCTAATTCTTTTTTCTCGTTCCACAAGATGAGTAACTGTTCCATCGATTCTCAATATCTTAAAGTGCCTATTCTTTAACAGGCGTTCGATGATGTTTAGAATTCGTCTTGACTGGCAAAACACCAGAGTTTGATGCCCTTCGTCTCGCAGTCTGTTAAGCAGGTCCATTAGAAATAtcatttttccagattcttccATCAGTGCATCATCACTTATTTGATCAATATGGTCCACATCTGAGGAATCTTCCCCTTCAATTTCATCTTGAACAGAGAATTTGACAGCTCCTAGATTCAGCAAACCACAAGCCCGTGCAGATAGCAGCCTAGGATGATCACAGAGCTTCTTTAAGACACCTAGCTCAGCCAAAGGTGAGCGTGTCTCCATTAACAACTCCTTGATATGATCTAGAGACACAAATTTCCTGTATATTTCTTCCTGTAAAGGTACAAGACGTATCCaaataattaaatcattttttctGGAAAGGGAAGGCATTTCACATATGACACCAACATCTGGACTCTTTTCACTAAGCTGGACCTCTGGGTTGCTTGACTTTTTCTTCTGTACCTCTTCTTTAGTCCTCCTAAGAAAATAGGGCTTTATGATTGCCATtaagttttcagatattttaaatccCAAGGCTTTTTCCCCTGGGGTAGCATCCTTCTCTCTTGCTCTAGTAATAGGATTTTCGTActccattttaaaagtttttaatgttcCTAGCAGGGACCCTTGACAAGCAAAATCAAACAGGGACCACAGTTCTTG contains these protein-coding regions:
- the PIN4 gene encoding peptidyl-prolyl cis-trans isomerase NIMA-interacting 4, with product MPPKGKSVSGKRGKGKAASGSDSSDKKVQGPKGGGNAVKVRHILCEKHGKILEAMEKLKSGMKFNEVATQYSEDKARQGGDLGWMTRGSMVGPFQEAAFALPISVPDKPVFTDPPVKTKFGYHIIMIEGRK
- the ERCC6L gene encoding DNA excision repair protein ERCC-6-like, producing MEASRGFAEAGALSPEQAARYLRYVKEAKAATKNGDLEEALKLFNLAKDIFPNEKVMSRIQKLQEALEELAEHGDDEFTDVCNSGLLLYRELHNQLFEYQKEGVAFLYSLYRDGRRGGILADDMGLGKTVQIIAFLSGMFDASLVNHVLLIMPTSLISTWLKEFVKWTPGMRVKTFHGPSKDERTRNLSRIQQRNGVIITTYQMLINNWQQLSSLNGQEFVWDYVILDEAHKIKTSSTKSAICARAIPASNRILLTGTPIQNNLQELWSLFDFACQGSLLGTLKTFKMEYENPITRAREKDATPGEKALGFKISENLMAIIKPYFLRRTKEEVQKKKSSNPEVQLSEKSPDVGVICEMPSLSRKNDLIIWIRLVPLQEEIYRKFVSLDHIKELLMETRSPLAELGVLKKLCDHPRLLSARACGLLNLGAVKFSVQDEIEGEDSSDVDHIDQISDDALMEESGKMIFLMDLLNRLRDEGHQTLVFCQSRRILNIIERLLKNRHFKILRIDGTVTHLVEREKRISLFQKNKDYSVFLLTTQVGGVGLTLTAASRVVIFDPSWNPATDAQAVDRVYRIGQKENVVVYRLITCGTVEEKIYRRQVFKDSLIRQTTGDKKNPFRYFSKQELRELFTIEDFQNSATQMQLQSLHAAQRRSDKKLDEHIDFLHSLRIAGISDHDLMYTHDLSVKEELDVIEDSHYIQQRVQKAQFLVESESQNTEFLMERQKAGNEGIWLREPVFLSQTKKKCHELNKPQPRPSPLLPTYHTQEEEISHQMASVIIEDLPEESEKQDLARRKMNVTIPQDGRHPCASTFDADFVATLPKGCEDVEEIWTDSVSGMALQKEASQEGPMREAQQESPQGSFNFLPSKSVRADLGPNLDQLEEDEILHHCNPWPANPEIKEYQRPESNVSVIKIADDDLAAAHSALQDAQVNEAKLEEEPLASSAQYACDFNLFLEDSADNGQNFSSQSLEHVEKENSLCGSAANSRAESVHSKACLSVDLSEKDDEPEEVVVNVKVRRKARCIDSDDEVEHDTFITDTSGTNPFNTSPFPFLSVKQFDASTPKNDISPPGRFFSPKISDSLNKSINSRRSLASRRSLINVVLDHVEDMEERLDNSSEAKVAEDYLEEGAEESSGEAPEHTEEDPSRETLSSENKSSWLSTPKPGALAQETFPGDPEPLSGGQLVDSPQDEALEAADDYETLVLRGKELKECGKIQEALDCLVKALDIKSSDSEVMLMTLSLYKQLNKT